The following proteins come from a genomic window of Iamia sp. SCSIO 61187:
- a CDS encoding metal-dependent hydrolase — protein MSTAVVDPAVTEDQAEDAAPGAQASSDRSFPVRRISFFDGDLSEVPHFYMDGDIVMSHIVAVLSSLFPEGEDYFVRSVRHYRDQITDPVLKKQVAGFIGQEAIHGREHRTFNDRLDDMGYPTKALDRLTGKRLKFNEKVAPPKVRLAVTAALEHYTATLAEVLLGDERAQAMFSEDEVRHLLMWHAIEESEHKAVAFDVYQACVGDPKLRARVMNVMTVGFIGTAALSALYSIARDPEARRDLGALRRSFAKLKDSPWLTKDVRRRIRDYNRPDFHPDDHDASELLETWRTRLFGEAGALNDHLATKAS, from the coding sequence ATGAGCACCGCCGTCGTCGATCCCGCCGTCACCGAGGACCAGGCCGAGGACGCCGCCCCCGGCGCCCAGGCCTCGTCGGACCGGTCCTTCCCGGTCCGCCGCATCTCCTTCTTCGACGGTGACCTGTCCGAGGTCCCCCACTTCTACATGGACGGGGACATCGTGATGAGCCACATCGTCGCCGTGCTGTCGTCGCTGTTTCCCGAGGGCGAGGACTACTTCGTCCGCTCGGTGCGGCACTACCGCGACCAGATCACCGACCCCGTGCTGAAGAAGCAGGTCGCCGGGTTCATCGGCCAGGAGGCCATCCACGGGCGCGAGCACCGGACCTTCAACGACCGGCTCGACGACATGGGCTACCCCACCAAGGCCCTGGACCGATTGACCGGGAAGCGGCTGAAGTTCAACGAGAAGGTCGCCCCGCCCAAGGTCCGGCTCGCCGTCACCGCCGCCCTCGAGCACTACACGGCCACCCTCGCCGAGGTGCTGCTGGGGGACGAGCGGGCCCAGGCCATGTTCAGCGAGGACGAGGTCCGCCACCTCCTCATGTGGCACGCCATCGAGGAGAGCGAGCACAAGGCCGTCGCCTTCGACGTGTACCAGGCCTGCGTCGGCGACCCGAAGCTGCGGGCCCGGGTCATGAACGTCATGACCGTGGGCTTCATCGGCACCGCCGCCCTGTCGGCGCTGTACTCGATCGCCCGCGATCCCGAGGCCCGGCGCGACCTGGGGGCGCTGCGCCGCTCGTTCGCCAAGCTCAAGGACTCGCCGTGGCTCACCAAGGACGTGCGCCGCCGGATCCGGGACTACAACCGCCCCGACTTCCACCCCGACGACCACGACGCCTCCGAGCTGCTCGAGACCTGGCGGACCCGCCTCTTCGGCGAGGCCGGCGCCCTGAACGACCACCTCGCCACCAAGGCGAGCTAG
- a CDS encoding hemerythrin domain-containing protein, producing MSTTPSPPADLRSYRAIHVALRQAAHAMAAAAPGLDDADPRRRRAFSRYWKGYAGEVLAHHTTEDDVVFPALVARAPQVATLLEQLDADHHHLDALMADIGAATSRVAGGADAAALGALLRQLADHMDQHLAAEDAEILPLLEQHFTHDEFAELEAKALEIIGLGAQAAFTIPFVAASVDDAMRAHLLGSAPLPVRAIFRLGRGRHARLAELALGATRPAVAA from the coding sequence ATGAGCACGACCCCCTCCCCGCCCGCCGACCTCCGCAGCTACCGCGCCATCCACGTCGCCCTGCGCCAGGCCGCCCACGCCATGGCGGCGGCCGCCCCCGGCCTCGACGACGCCGACCCCCGCCGCCGGAGGGCCTTCTCGCGCTACTGGAAGGGCTACGCCGGCGAGGTGCTGGCCCACCACACCACCGAGGACGACGTGGTGTTCCCCGCCCTGGTCGCCCGGGCCCCGCAGGTCGCCACCCTGCTCGAGCAGCTCGACGCCGACCACCACCACCTCGACGCGCTGATGGCCGACATCGGGGCGGCGACGTCCCGGGTGGCGGGTGGAGCCGACGCCGCGGCCCTCGGCGCCCTCCTCCGCCAGCTCGCCGACCACATGGACCAGCACCTCGCCGCCGAGGACGCCGAGATCCTGCCCCTGCTCGAGCAGCACTTCACCCACGACGAGTTCGCCGAGCTCGAGGCCAAGGCCCTGGAGATCATCGGCCTCGGCGCCCAGGCCGCCTTCACCATCCCCTTCGTCGCTGCGTCGGTCGACGACGCGATGCGGGCCCACCTGCTCGGGAGCGCTCCCCTCCCGGTCCGCGCCATCTTCCGGCTCGGCCGCGGCCGCCACGCCCGCCTGGCGGAGCTGGCGCTCGGTGCCACCCGCCCCGCCGTGGCCGCCTGA
- a CDS encoding class I SAM-dependent methyltransferase produces MPGSTWERLRESYDAVADAYEATFGDELAAKPADRARLAAFAAAVGDPVVDLGCGPGQVGAAVRDGGRSVLGLDFSPAMARLAAARLGAATAGDLRALPVRSASVAGVVAFYALIHLRREELATGVAEIARVLRPGGRALLTAHEGEGTVATEDFLGAGVPFVATLLSLDELVVAAEASGLGVVATDRRPPLPQEHPTVRLTVELVRPA; encoded by the coding sequence GTGCCGGGATCGACGTGGGAGCGGCTACGGGAGTCGTACGACGCCGTCGCCGACGCCTACGAGGCCACCTTCGGCGACGAGCTGGCCGCCAAGCCCGCCGACCGGGCCCGGCTGGCGGCCTTCGCCGCGGCCGTGGGCGATCCCGTCGTCGACCTGGGGTGCGGGCCGGGGCAGGTGGGCGCGGCGGTGCGCGACGGGGGCCGGTCGGTCCTCGGCCTCGACTTCAGCCCGGCGATGGCCAGGCTGGCGGCGGCCCGGCTCGGCGCGGCGACGGCCGGTGACCTCCGGGCCCTGCCGGTGCGGTCGGCGTCGGTGGCCGGCGTGGTCGCGTTCTACGCCCTGATCCACCTCCGCCGGGAGGAGCTGGCCACCGGCGTGGCCGAGATCGCCCGCGTCCTGCGGCCCGGCGGCCGCGCCCTGCTCACCGCCCACGAGGGCGAGGGCACCGTCGCCACCGAGGACTTCCTCGGCGCCGGCGTCCCGTTCGTCGCCACCCTGCTGTCGCTCGACGAGCTCGTCGTCGCCGCCGAGGCGTCGGGCCTGGGCGTCGTCGCCACCGACCGTCGCCCGCCGCTGCCGCAGGAGCACCCGACGGTCCGGCTCACGGTCGAGCTCGTCCGGCCGGCCTGA
- a CDS encoding peptide deformylase, whose amino-acid sequence MARRKAKGRSDVEHVGRVTLSSCPVRGDDRPCAPLNRVTVWPVEGGPVKECCTCSCGRRFPTSHPDAAEHLVPPIAPGEAVAVAPGRSETWTGDDVWPADDHDERAAVGVVPVETPVLHRPTEPVGRITPEIKAFAKHMVKVMHRAPGVGLAANQVGAPLRMFVQVHKRAMPEVVVDPEVRAAEGTWTYTEGCLSLEVDGTHAPLDRPKFVQIRGRTVHGDAIEVTADEIVARICQHEIDHLDGIEYVQRLVGDHHDRVYEVLAADGIDVSVLPDHPY is encoded by the coding sequence ATGGCACGGAGGAAGGCGAAGGGGCGCAGCGACGTCGAGCACGTGGGGCGGGTGACGCTGTCGTCGTGCCCGGTGCGGGGCGACGACCGGCCGTGCGCCCCGCTCAACCGGGTCACCGTGTGGCCGGTCGAGGGCGGGCCGGTGAAGGAGTGCTGCACCTGCAGCTGCGGCCGCCGCTTCCCGACCTCCCACCCCGACGCCGCCGAGCACCTCGTGCCCCCGATCGCCCCCGGCGAGGCGGTGGCCGTGGCGCCGGGGCGCAGCGAGACCTGGACCGGTGACGACGTGTGGCCGGCCGACGACCACGACGAGCGGGCCGCCGTCGGCGTCGTCCCCGTCGAGACGCCCGTCCTGCACCGGCCCACCGAGCCGGTGGGCCGCATCACGCCCGAGATCAAGGCCTTCGCCAAGCACATGGTGAAGGTGATGCACCGGGCGCCGGGGGTCGGGCTGGCGGCCAACCAGGTGGGCGCCCCGCTGCGCATGTTCGTGCAGGTCCACAAGCGGGCCATGCCCGAGGTCGTCGTCGACCCCGAGGTCCGAGCGGCCGAGGGCACGTGGACCTACACCGAGGGCTGCCTGTCGCTCGAGGTCGACGGCACCCACGCCCCCCTCGACCGACCCAAGTTCGTCCAGATCCGCGGCCGGACGGTCCACGGCGACGCCATCGAGGTCACCGCCGACGAGATCGTCGCCCGCATCTGCCAGCACGAGATCGACCACCTCGACGGCATCGAGTACGTGCAGCGGCTGGTCGGCGACCACCACGACCGGGTCTACGAGGTCTTGGCCGCCGACGGCATCGACGTCAGCGTCCTGCCCGACCATCCGTACTGA